The Vibrio tapetis subsp. tapetis genome segment CATGATCTTTCCTTAGTAATAAACCCAACGTTTTCCCATGTAGGTGTTGAGTAATGTCAATACCCCGGTTATCACGAGAATGACCAATGACGTTGCGGCTGCCGGCCCCATGTCGTATTGCTCGAAGGCTTGCTGATAAAAGAGGTAAAGCAAAGTACGGGTATCACCACCCGGACCACCTTGCGTCAAGATTTGAAATTGGTCGAACGCTTGAATTGCGTTAATCATGTTCACCACCACCAAAAAAAAGGTGGTTGGGGAAACTAACGGCAAAGTAATTTTGAAAAACCTTGTTAATGGGCTGCAGCCATCAATTTGAGAGGCTTCATACAATGAAAGGGGGATTTTGTTCAGTGCACTGATGTAAAACAGCATGGTCCAGCCAACGGCTTGCCATACCGTAACAATGATGACTGCCACCAAAGCACTGGTGCCATTTTCTAACCACGCAATTGGCGTCATTCCAAACGATTGCAGTAACGTATTGGATAGGCCACTTTTCGTTTCAAAAACCCAAGACCACACAATAGACACCGCAACAGTAGGCGTAATCCACGGAGAGAAGACCACCGCTCGATACACTTGACTACCACGAAAATTTTTATGTAAAAGAATGGCAAACAATAGGCCCAATAAAACCGTAGGGATCACCACACCAAGTGCGAACCAAAACGTATTACCAAGTGCTTGGGTAAATTCTGAATCTTCAAGTAAATACTGGTAATTTTCAAAACCGACTAAAGCATAATCTGGAGAAATATAATCCCAATCGGTGAAGCTGATATACACGCTGTAACCAAAAGGAACCAACCAAAACACCATCAGTGGCACGAGCAAAGGAGCCGTAAAGAAGACAACTTTTAGTCTATTTTCGAATTTCGATAATTTGAACTTCATCTGGTAACTGTCCTAAATTTGATGAAGTCATGGTAAAGAGCACGTATGACAACTTTGCAGCAATCAACACGATATTTTTTATT includes the following:
- a CDS encoding carbohydrate ABC transporter permease, whose product is MKFKLSKFENRLKVVFFTAPLLVPLMVFWLVPFGYSVYISFTDWDYISPDYALVGFENYQYLLEDSEFTQALGNTFWFALGVVIPTVLLGLLFAILLHKNFRGSQVYRAVVFSPWITPTVAVSIVWSWVFETKSGLSNTLLQSFGMTPIAWLENGTSALVAVIIVTVWQAVGWTMLFYISALNKIPLSLYEASQIDGCSPLTRFFKITLPLVSPTTFFLVVVNMINAIQAFDQFQILTQGGPGGDTRTLLYLFYQQAFEQYDMGPAAATSLVILVITGVLTLLNTYMGKRWVYY